A genomic window from Luteolibacter sp. LG18 includes:
- a CDS encoding peptidylprolyl isomerase, translated as MKFIRPLSIPMMGLWALGLSPDGAAADTTAKATTGGVVARIGETEVGEDEVRATLEGLDERERATVAKDPALLNQVVRSMLIQRLVLKQASEEQWDKRPEVSAQVERSRRSTITEGYLRSLAEKSSATPSDSELRQSYEAAKDSLLVPKQYQLAQVFIAAPQDGGKDTEAKAKAKLDTVVKGLSRAGADFASIARLNSDEPDSAAKGGEIGWLLEKQVQPEIRAKVATLAKDATTAPIRLPDGWHIVKVLDVKDAYTPGFEEVRERLAEKIRTERTKAATQAYLAKLIQENPVVINEIALSKLAAPAKP; from the coding sequence ATGAAATTCATCCGCCCGCTTTCCATTCCGATGATGGGGCTTTGGGCCCTGGGGCTTTCTCCGGACGGAGCCGCCGCGGACACCACCGCGAAAGCCACCACCGGAGGTGTGGTGGCCCGCATCGGTGAGACCGAGGTGGGCGAGGACGAGGTCCGTGCCACGCTGGAAGGTCTCGATGAACGCGAGCGTGCCACGGTGGCCAAGGACCCGGCCCTGCTCAACCAGGTGGTGCGCTCGATGTTGATCCAACGGCTGGTGCTGAAGCAGGCATCGGAAGAGCAGTGGGACAAGCGTCCCGAGGTGTCCGCCCAGGTCGAGCGTTCCCGCCGCAGCACGATTACCGAAGGCTATCTCCGCTCGTTGGCGGAGAAGAGCAGTGCCACTCCGTCGGATAGCGAACTCCGCCAGTCCTACGAGGCTGCGAAGGACTCGCTGCTGGTGCCGAAGCAATACCAGCTTGCCCAGGTCTTCATCGCCGCTCCGCAGGACGGCGGAAAGGACACCGAGGCGAAGGCCAAGGCGAAACTCGACACCGTGGTGAAGGGCTTGTCCCGCGCCGGTGCCGATTTCGCCTCCATCGCTCGCCTCAACAGCGACGAGCCGGACAGTGCGGCGAAAGGCGGCGAGATCGGATGGCTGCTGGAGAAGCAAGTCCAACCCGAGATCCGCGCCAAGGTCGCCACTCTGGCGAAAGACGCCACGACCGCACCGATCCGCCTGCCGGACGGCTGGCACATCGTGAAGGTGCTCGATGTGAAGGACGCCTACACGCCCGGGTTCGAGGAGGTCCGCGAACGCCTCGCCGAGAAGATCCGCACCGAGCGGACCAAGGCCGCCACCCAGGCCTATCTCGCGAAACTCATCCAGGAGAATCCCGTGGTCATCAACGAGATCGCCCTTTCGAAACTCGCCGCGCCCGCCAAGCCCTAA
- a CDS encoding putative porin: protein MSVRSIPLRLAPLLALALHPALAEDESLAIPSLDQLPAEGVTPAEGEATESPVGNGEAPSDSVTINLIQRLVEKGILSKDEAQGMIRQAEADATRVRAHQRAEIQAAVQQEALAPVQEGEVGVTYIPETVKAQMREEIKHEILTAPRPQNWAAPAGTPEWVRRYKVFGDIRVRSENSLFPSGNDNTGAFPNFNAINTGSPFDTMGTQFSPQYNVDQDRQRFRLRARVGAEIDLDDGFTAGLRLATGENNSPTSPNQSLGAAGNGQGGNFSKYAIWIDRAFLSYHFGEDNCYDANLYAGRFDNPFFNTDIVWDDDLGFDGFAAKGKFRFNDDIKVFATAGAFPIFNTDFNFSSNRPDKFESTDKYIYGGQIGVEWKIAEKLTGKFGVAFYDFDGVKGKLSTPYVPLTSSDAGDTDGLRPSFAQKGNTYMALRNILPDPSNGNGTTNQWQYFGLASPFRELTATGRLDYDGYEPVRVSLVGEYVKNLGFDEASVAQFAVNNKGPGGVYEGGDTAWMVNLIVGDAALEKFGDWQTYLGYRYVESDSVVDGLTDSDFGGGGTNLKGFTLGANFALSKAVRLGARWMSADQIAGPTYRNDILQIDLNAKF from the coding sequence ATGTCCGTCCGTTCCATCCCCCTCCGTCTCGCGCCGCTGCTCGCGCTCGCCCTCCATCCGGCGCTCGCCGAGGACGAGTCCCTCGCGATCCCCTCGCTCGACCAGCTCCCCGCCGAAGGCGTCACCCCCGCGGAGGGTGAAGCTACTGAGTCTCCCGTAGGAAACGGCGAGGCCCCGTCCGACAGCGTGACGATCAACCTGATCCAGCGGCTGGTGGAGAAGGGCATCCTTTCGAAGGACGAGGCCCAGGGCATGATCCGCCAGGCCGAGGCCGATGCCACCCGCGTGCGCGCCCACCAGCGCGCCGAGATCCAGGCGGCCGTCCAGCAGGAGGCGCTTGCACCGGTGCAGGAAGGCGAGGTCGGCGTCACCTACATCCCGGAAACGGTCAAGGCGCAGATGCGCGAGGAGATCAAGCACGAGATCCTCACCGCGCCGCGTCCGCAGAACTGGGCCGCGCCCGCCGGCACCCCGGAATGGGTGCGCCGCTACAAGGTCTTCGGCGACATCCGCGTCCGCTCGGAAAACAGCCTGTTCCCCTCCGGCAACGACAACACCGGCGCGTTCCCGAACTTCAACGCCATCAACACCGGCTCGCCCTTCGACACGATGGGCACCCAGTTCTCGCCGCAGTACAACGTCGACCAGGACCGCCAGCGCTTCCGCCTGCGCGCGCGCGTGGGTGCCGAGATCGACCTCGACGACGGCTTCACCGCCGGCCTGCGCCTCGCCACCGGCGAGAACAACTCGCCGACCTCGCCCAACCAGAGCCTCGGCGCCGCGGGCAACGGCCAGGGCGGCAACTTCAGCAAGTACGCCATCTGGATCGACCGCGCCTTCCTCAGCTACCACTTCGGCGAGGACAACTGCTACGACGCGAACCTCTACGCCGGCCGCTTCGACAACCCGTTCTTCAACACCGACATCGTCTGGGACGACGACCTCGGCTTCGACGGCTTCGCGGCCAAGGGCAAGTTCCGCTTCAACGACGACATCAAGGTCTTCGCCACCGCCGGTGCCTTCCCGATCTTCAACACCGACTTCAACTTCTCCTCGAACCGTCCCGACAAGTTCGAGAGCACGGACAAGTACATCTACGGCGGCCAGATCGGCGTGGAGTGGAAGATCGCCGAGAAGCTCACCGGCAAGTTCGGCGTGGCGTTCTACGACTTCGACGGCGTGAAGGGCAAGCTCTCGACGCCCTACGTCCCGCTCACCAGCAGCGACGCGGGCGACACCGACGGCCTGCGCCCGTCCTTCGCGCAGAAGGGCAACACCTACATGGCGCTGCGCAACATCCTGCCCGATCCCTCCAACGGCAACGGCACCACCAACCAGTGGCAGTACTTCGGCCTGGCCTCGCCGTTCCGCGAACTCACCGCCACCGGCCGCCTCGACTACGACGGCTACGAACCGGTGCGTGTCTCGCTGGTCGGCGAATACGTCAAGAACCTCGGTTTCGACGAGGCGTCCGTCGCGCAGTTCGCGGTCAACAACAAGGGCCCGGGCGGCGTCTATGAAGGCGGCGACACCGCGTGGATGGTCAACCTGATCGTGGGCGACGCGGCGCTGGAGAAGTTCGGCGACTGGCAGACCTACCTCGGCTACCGCTACGTCGAGAGCGACTCGGTGGTCGACGGCCTGACCGACTCGGACTTCGGCGGCGGTGGCACCAACCTCAAGGGTTTCACGCTCGGCGCGAACTTCGCCTTGAGCAAGGCGGTTCGCCTCGGCGCGCGCTGGATGAGCGCCGACCAGATCGCCGGGCCGACCTACCGCAACGACATCCTTCAAATCGACCTCAACGCCAAATTCTAA
- a CDS encoding biopolymer transporter ExbD, translated as MQADDGKSYDDINVTPMVDLYLVLLLIFIIMTTAGVKGTKIDLPRGSKSQPKLGGPKTQAITVTPDGKILLNTTPVTLADLESRLGTLKSTTPEFPVVVRGDRAVQYQGVMDVLDVLGRLGITQIGLATQAK; from the coding sequence ATGCAAGCCGACGACGGAAAAAGCTACGACGACATCAACGTCACGCCGATGGTGGACCTCTACCTCGTGCTGCTGTTGATCTTCATCATCATGACCACCGCGGGCGTGAAGGGGACGAAGATCGACCTGCCTCGCGGCAGCAAGAGCCAGCCGAAGCTGGGCGGTCCGAAGACCCAGGCGATCACCGTGACGCCGGACGGCAAGATCCTGCTCAACACCACGCCGGTGACGCTGGCGGACCTGGAAAGCCGCCTCGGCACGCTTAAGTCGACCACGCCCGAGTTCCCCGTCGTCGTGCGCGGCGACCGCGCCGTGCAGTACCAGGGGGTGATGGACGTGCTGGATGTCCTCGGGCGGCTGGGGATCACCCAGATCGGCCTCGCGACGCAAGCGAAGTGA
- a CDS encoding DUF2341 domain-containing protein: protein MRFRSSILPLLATLLATLLAHPVSAAESNWWNKEWTQRQPVTVDAKDAGDAGSATVLVRLHDGNFQFGSAKEDGSDLRFIGEDGKELAYQIEKYDCVMNEAFVWVKVPAVKGGAAKFTLYYGNPKAAAESAPAYDADTVLVYHFADRGAAPADSSPAKNNAEKPGQASDGAVVGGGLRLAAGEPVSVPNTATLEWTANQALTWSAWVKPAALRPNAVLFSRDNFRVLLDDGKLVVDSNGTRSSAGAPIAAGAWSHVAFIAEGAVIKTYVNGVAAGSLGAGLPASTAPLLIGGASAADRATGELDELEISKVARPEGWLKLAALTQGTSEAATKAVAVGEVEGSEGGAKHSAALEHIMLFGDIAKNMMFDGWMAIGVCVLMIAVGWTVAVQKFFYLNSIQKGGKAFLSQWKKLSGDLTALDHGDQDNVSSFGGLADAKTLALVKQSPLYHLYHIGSEEIRHRLERDKTRTKGLSGRSIEAIRASLDAGLVHENHHLGKGLVFLTMSIAGGPYVGLLGTVVGVMITFAIIAKSGEVDVNSIAPGIASALLATVAGLIVAIPALFIYSYLNSRIKENMGTMQVFIDEFIAKMAEFYPPAGESSPHAPVPATASQAHANAHPVPKTLEPV from the coding sequence ATGCGCTTCCGTTCCTCCATCCTCCCCCTCCTCGCGACGCTCCTCGCGACGCTCCTCGCCCATCCCGTTTCCGCCGCTGAATCGAACTGGTGGAACAAGGAATGGACGCAGCGCCAGCCGGTGACCGTCGACGCGAAGGACGCGGGCGACGCCGGATCCGCCACGGTGCTGGTGCGCCTGCACGACGGCAACTTCCAGTTCGGCTCGGCGAAGGAGGACGGCAGCGACCTGCGCTTCATCGGCGAGGACGGCAAGGAGCTCGCCTACCAGATCGAGAAATACGACTGCGTGATGAACGAGGCCTTCGTGTGGGTGAAGGTGCCCGCGGTGAAGGGTGGCGCGGCGAAGTTCACGCTCTACTACGGCAATCCGAAAGCCGCGGCGGAAAGCGCCCCGGCCTACGACGCGGACACGGTGCTGGTCTACCACTTCGCCGACCGCGGCGCGGCCCCGGCCGACTCGTCGCCGGCGAAGAACAACGCGGAAAAGCCCGGCCAAGCCTCGGACGGGGCGGTGGTGGGCGGCGGCCTGCGGCTCGCGGCCGGGGAGCCGGTGAGCGTTCCGAACACGGCGACGCTCGAGTGGACGGCCAACCAGGCGCTGACCTGGTCGGCGTGGGTGAAGCCCGCCGCGCTGCGCCCGAACGCCGTGCTCTTCAGCCGCGACAACTTCCGCGTGCTGCTCGACGACGGCAAGCTGGTGGTCGACAGCAACGGCACCCGCAGCAGCGCCGGAGCCCCCATCGCCGCAGGAGCCTGGAGCCACGTTGCCTTCATCGCGGAGGGCGCGGTCATCAAGACCTACGTCAACGGCGTGGCCGCCGGATCGCTCGGCGCGGGCCTGCCCGCCAGCACGGCACCCTTGCTCATCGGCGGTGCCTCGGCCGCGGACCGCGCCACCGGCGAACTCGATGAACTGGAGATCTCGAAGGTGGCCCGCCCCGAAGGCTGGCTGAAGCTCGCGGCGCTCACCCAGGGCACCAGCGAGGCGGCGACCAAGGCGGTGGCCGTCGGCGAGGTCGAGGGCTCGGAAGGCGGGGCGAAGCACAGCGCGGCGCTCGAGCACATCATGCTCTTCGGCGACATCGCGAAGAACATGATGTTCGACGGCTGGATGGCCATCGGCGTGTGCGTGCTCATGATCGCCGTCGGCTGGACCGTGGCGGTGCAGAAATTCTTTTACCTCAACTCGATCCAGAAGGGCGGCAAGGCCTTCCTGTCGCAGTGGAAGAAGCTCTCCGGCGACCTCACCGCGCTGGACCACGGCGACCAGGACAACGTCAGCAGCTTCGGCGGCCTGGCCGACGCGAAGACGCTGGCGCTGGTGAAGCAATCTCCGCTCTACCACCTCTACCACATCGGCTCGGAGGAAATCCGCCACCGCCTGGAGCGGGACAAGACGCGCACCAAGGGCCTGTCCGGCCGCTCGATCGAGGCGATCCGCGCCAGCCTGGACGCCGGCCTGGTCCATGAGAACCACCACCTCGGCAAGGGCCTGGTGTTCCTCACCATGAGCATCGCGGGTGGCCCGTACGTCGGCCTGCTCGGCACGGTGGTGGGCGTGATGATCACCTTCGCCATCATCGCGAAGAGCGGCGAGGTGGACGTCAACTCGATCGCGCCCGGCATCGCCAGCGCGCTGCTCGCCACCGTGGCGGGCCTGATCGTCGCGATCCCGGCGCTCTTCATCTACAGCTACCTCAACAGCCGGATCAAAGAGAACATGGGGACGATGCAGGTCTTCATCGACGAGTTCATCGCGAAGATGGCCGAGTTCTACCCGCCCGCGGGCGAGTCCTCGCCGCACGCGCCGGTGCCCGCGACCGCCAGCCAGGCGCACGCCAACGCGCACCCGGTTCCCAAGACGCTCGAACCCGTCTGA
- a CDS encoding ShlB/FhaC/HecB family hemolysin secretion/activation protein — protein MRFSPVTLFSNRSSLAILAWGALALVGHAQDAAPVAEARPMYIREYRVRGVKSGVVGSAEVGEAVYPFLGPGQMPADVDRARAAVEKLYHDKGYQAVSVGIPVQQIKRGTVILEVSENPVGRLRVKGGQYTSPSQLKGMAPALAEGKVVNFNEVTKNLVSMNQLAGRTVTPELRPGVEPGTVDIDLKVKDELPLHGSVELNNRYSADTTELRLNGAISYDNLWQLGHAMGLSFQVAPMNIDDAKVFSGYYMAPLPNSDGWSLMLQGTKQDSNVSTLGGLAVAGRGEIVGLRALKTLPQGKDFFQSLSFGFDYKHFDENLTSGASTVQTPITYYPLTALYTASLKGKSGKTDFNGGVTLHLRGLGASADEFDNKRYKSEGSFLYFRGDLSRTQDLPYGLQGFARVQGQMSSQPLINSEQFAAGGLGTVRGYLESEALGDDAISATLELRSPSLLGSGKDDAENDWRFYVFGDAGFTSIQSPLPGQDPGSSLLSVGLGTRGRFFDHYNGSLDVGLPLLRRSNGQDRQPLYTFRVWGDF, from the coding sequence ATGCGTTTTTCTCCGGTTACGCTGTTTTCGAATCGTTCGTCGCTCGCCATCCTGGCGTGGGGCGCGCTCGCGCTTGTTGGTCACGCGCAGGATGCGGCTCCGGTTGCCGAGGCCCGTCCGATGTATATCCGTGAGTATCGGGTTCGCGGGGTGAAGAGCGGGGTGGTGGGGAGCGCGGAGGTGGGCGAGGCGGTGTATCCGTTCCTCGGGCCGGGGCAGATGCCGGCGGACGTGGACCGCGCGCGGGCGGCAGTGGAAAAGCTCTATCATGACAAGGGCTACCAGGCGGTGTCGGTGGGCATCCCGGTGCAGCAGATCAAGCGCGGGACGGTGATCCTGGAGGTGTCGGAAAACCCGGTCGGCCGGTTGCGGGTGAAGGGCGGTCAATACACCTCGCCGTCGCAGCTCAAGGGGATGGCCCCGGCGCTGGCGGAAGGGAAGGTGGTCAATTTCAACGAGGTGACGAAGAACCTCGTCTCAATGAACCAACTGGCGGGCCGCACGGTGACGCCGGAGCTGCGGCCGGGCGTGGAGCCGGGGACGGTGGACATCGACCTGAAGGTGAAGGACGAGCTGCCGCTGCACGGCAGTGTGGAGCTCAACAACCGCTACAGCGCGGACACCACCGAGCTGCGGCTCAACGGCGCGATCTCGTATGACAACCTGTGGCAACTCGGCCACGCGATGGGGCTGAGCTTCCAGGTGGCGCCGATGAACATCGACGACGCGAAAGTGTTCTCGGGTTACTACATGGCGCCGCTGCCGAACTCGGACGGCTGGAGCCTGATGCTGCAGGGCACGAAGCAGGACAGCAACGTCTCGACGCTCGGTGGCCTCGCGGTGGCGGGTCGCGGCGAGATCGTCGGGCTGCGCGCGCTCAAGACGCTGCCTCAGGGCAAGGACTTCTTCCAGTCGCTGAGCTTCGGCTTCGACTACAAGCACTTCGACGAGAACCTGACGTCGGGCGCCTCGACGGTGCAGACGCCGATCACCTACTACCCGCTGACGGCGCTCTACACCGCGTCGCTGAAGGGCAAGAGCGGCAAGACGGATTTCAACGGCGGGGTGACCTTGCACCTGCGCGGGCTCGGGGCCTCGGCCGATGAGTTCGACAACAAGCGCTACAAGAGCGAGGGCAGCTTCCTCTACTTCCGCGGCGATCTGTCGCGGACGCAGGACCTGCCGTATGGCTTGCAGGGTTTCGCCCGCGTGCAGGGCCAGATGTCGAGCCAGCCGCTGATCAACAGCGAACAGTTCGCGGCGGGCGGCCTCGGCACGGTGCGCGGCTACCTCGAAAGCGAGGCGCTGGGCGACGACGCGATCAGCGCGACGCTCGAACTACGGAGTCCGTCGTTGCTGGGCAGCGGCAAGGACGACGCGGAGAACGACTGGCGCTTCTACGTCTTCGGCGACGCGGGGTTCACCTCGATCCAGTCGCCGCTGCCCGGCCAGGACCCCGGCAGCAGCCTGCTGAGCGTGGGCCTCGGCACGCGCGGCCGCTTCTTCGACCACTACAACGGCTCGCTCGACGTCGGTCTGCCGCTGTTGCGCCGCTCCAACGGCCAGGACCGCCAGCCGCTCTACACCTTCCGCGTCTGGGGCGATTTCTAA
- a CDS encoding GNAT family N-acetyltransferase, producing the protein MAQIGDIREVLQYIPQFRGRTFLVLIEAGLLPEPAIAETLLDLAALEDLGVKLVLGVLGGDIKDLYDWTLECEIMAARVQHPIADPAALVEAREILARGQSVVVDASATGPLEDAVVDFAMGLGVAKVIALLEEAILIDGQPAHAIRASEAIEVAANDADVEGRDLLLSAAHACLRGVPRVHVLNGRRQGVLVDELFSNEGVGTMIHADSYREIRPLREEDIPELLGMIGRSVRRTRLVARTYEDIQSQIEDYRVLTIDDNVVGCVALHEYAGEGCAEVACLYVKQAHEGRGYGIDLVHHAESMAVERDIPKVFALTNRAADFFRERLGYTQGSPADLPKERRDKYEASGRDSLVFFRALPEPVLE; encoded by the coding sequence GTGGCCCAGATCGGTGACATTCGCGAAGTCCTCCAGTACATCCCGCAGTTCCGCGGGCGGACATTCCTTGTGCTGATCGAAGCCGGGTTGTTGCCGGAGCCCGCGATCGCGGAAACGCTGCTCGATCTCGCGGCGCTGGAGGACCTCGGCGTGAAGCTGGTGCTCGGCGTGCTCGGCGGCGACATCAAGGATCTCTACGATTGGACGCTGGAGTGCGAGATCATGGCGGCCCGCGTGCAGCACCCGATCGCCGATCCGGCGGCGCTGGTGGAGGCGAGGGAGATTTTGGCCCGCGGCCAATCGGTGGTGGTGGATGCTTCCGCCACCGGGCCGTTGGAGGACGCGGTGGTGGATTTCGCGATGGGGCTGGGAGTGGCGAAGGTGATCGCGCTGTTGGAGGAGGCCATCCTGATCGACGGCCAGCCCGCCCACGCGATCCGCGCCAGCGAGGCCATCGAGGTGGCCGCGAACGATGCGGACGTGGAGGGGCGCGACCTGTTGCTTTCCGCGGCCCATGCCTGTCTGCGCGGGGTGCCGCGCGTGCATGTGCTCAATGGCCGCCGCCAGGGCGTGCTGGTGGACGAGTTGTTTTCCAACGAAGGCGTGGGCACCATGATCCACGCCGACAGCTACCGGGAGATCCGGCCGCTGCGCGAGGAGGATATTCCCGAGTTGCTCGGCATGATCGGTCGTTCGGTGCGGCGCACGCGTCTCGTCGCGCGCACGTATGAGGACATCCAATCGCAGATCGAGGACTACCGCGTGCTGACGATCGACGACAACGTCGTGGGATGCGTCGCCTTGCACGAGTATGCCGGTGAAGGTTGCGCGGAGGTGGCCTGCCTGTATGTGAAGCAGGCGCACGAGGGCCGCGGCTATGGGATCGATCTCGTGCATCACGCGGAATCGATGGCGGTCGAGCGCGACATTCCGAAGGTCTTCGCGCTGACCAACCGGGCGGCGGATTTCTTCCGTGAGCGGCTGGGTTACACGCAGGGATCGCCCGCGGATTTGCCGAAGGAGCGCCGTGACAAATACGAGGCCAGCGGACGCGATTCGCTGGTGTTCTTCCGGGCGCTGCCGGAGCCGGTGCTTGAGTGA
- the lnt gene encoding apolipoprotein N-acyltransferase, protein MPFVLGLFLRLAACVVSGVLLSLAFPPVDTGVLAWVALMPMLAALWTVTGRRAAWKGFGYGWVAGAAFFAINVSWLGTVAPVAPYALGGYLALYFACFGAFTAKWGNPWRFGPGTWKTDLMFAFANAAFWAGLEWLRSWVITGFGWNSLGVSLHQMLPLAQGADVFGVLGLSIVVMFVQVLVLLAVRRWVKRERKTALAGLGAAVAALAVLGGYGVYRMTTLEKLESIPLKALLVQANLPQEGGTVLVSAEQTNMAYEDLTSAGLEPLKGTPRFPDWVLWPESSLAGRLFICEDGKWGMWQQNVDTIHQVRQYGDFTLLFGITELESVEMDGQLVQKEKGKAWNSMAVMGPHDDLQTFRKHHLVIFGETIPFVDTIPWLKDIYEQQSGMEYGGAFTAGEGFEPQVAEAGGQQVGVISSICFEDTVPRLERKFVRPGPQVIVNVTNDGWFKESGAADQHFVNAMFRAIELRRPMLRCANTGVSGAISPVGRTQRLVDETGSHFTAGSLLAEVAVPKDPPTTLYARLGDWPVILLGLTGWGIGFWFRKGRDLKTQGLKK, encoded by the coding sequence ATGCCGTTCGTGCTCGGATTGTTCCTCCGCCTGGCCGCCTGCGTGGTGTCCGGGGTCCTGTTGTCGCTGGCGTTTCCACCGGTGGATACCGGCGTGCTGGCGTGGGTGGCGCTGATGCCGATGCTGGCGGCGCTGTGGACGGTGACCGGGCGGCGTGCGGCGTGGAAGGGGTTTGGCTACGGCTGGGTGGCGGGCGCGGCGTTTTTCGCGATCAATGTGTCGTGGCTGGGCACGGTGGCGCCGGTGGCTCCCTACGCGCTCGGCGGCTATCTGGCGCTTTATTTCGCGTGCTTCGGGGCCTTCACGGCGAAGTGGGGGAACCCGTGGCGGTTCGGTCCGGGGACGTGGAAGACGGACCTGATGTTCGCCTTCGCCAATGCGGCGTTCTGGGCGGGCTTGGAGTGGCTGCGGAGCTGGGTGATCACCGGCTTCGGGTGGAACTCGCTGGGCGTTTCACTGCACCAGATGCTGCCGCTGGCGCAGGGCGCGGACGTGTTCGGCGTCCTCGGGCTTTCGATCGTGGTGATGTTCGTGCAGGTGCTGGTATTGCTGGCGGTGCGGCGGTGGGTGAAGCGTGAACGGAAGACCGCGCTGGCGGGCCTCGGGGCCGCGGTGGCGGCGCTGGCCGTGCTCGGCGGCTACGGAGTCTATCGGATGACCACCTTGGAAAAGCTGGAGTCGATCCCGCTCAAGGCGCTGCTGGTGCAGGCGAACCTGCCTCAGGAGGGCGGCACCGTATTGGTGAGCGCGGAGCAAACGAACATGGCCTACGAGGATCTAACCTCGGCCGGGCTGGAGCCGCTGAAGGGCACGCCGCGTTTCCCGGACTGGGTGCTGTGGCCGGAGTCGTCGCTGGCGGGCCGCCTGTTCATCTGCGAGGACGGCAAGTGGGGAATGTGGCAGCAGAATGTCGATACCATCCACCAGGTGCGGCAGTATGGGGATTTCACGCTGCTCTTCGGCATCACCGAGTTGGAGAGCGTGGAGATGGATGGCCAGCTCGTTCAGAAGGAGAAGGGCAAGGCGTGGAACTCGATGGCGGTGATGGGCCCCCACGACGACCTCCAGACTTTCCGCAAGCACCACCTGGTGATCTTCGGGGAGACGATCCCGTTCGTGGACACGATCCCTTGGTTGAAGGACATCTACGAGCAGCAGTCGGGCATGGAATACGGCGGCGCGTTCACCGCGGGCGAGGGCTTCGAGCCGCAGGTGGCGGAGGCGGGCGGCCAGCAGGTGGGGGTGATTTCGTCGATCTGTTTCGAGGACACAGTGCCGCGTTTGGAGCGGAAGTTCGTCCGGCCCGGGCCGCAGGTGATCGTGAACGTGACCAATGACGGGTGGTTCAAGGAAAGCGGCGCGGCGGACCAGCATTTCGTGAACGCGATGTTCCGCGCGATTGAGCTGCGCCGCCCGATGCTACGCTGTGCGAACACCGGGGTGAGCGGGGCGATTTCTCCGGTCGGGCGCACGCAGCGGCTGGTGGATGAAACCGGCAGCCATTTCACCGCGGGCAGCCTGCTGGCGGAGGTGGCGGTGCCGAAGGACCCGCCGACCACGCTCTACGCGCGGCTCGGGGATTGGCCGGTGATCCTGCTGGGGTTGACGGGGTGGGGGATCGGCTTCTGGTTCCGGAAGGGGAGGGATCTGAAGACCCAAGGCTTGAAGAAGTAA
- a CDS encoding TlyA family RNA methyltransferase, protein MSASKERADALLVARGLAETREQAKRLILAGEVKSGDRPVDKPSTKLPLDAPLEVKEKPKFVGRGGFKIEGALDAFGIDPTGWVCLDVGASTGGFTDCLLQKGAAKVHAIDVGTNQLAWKIRNDPRVVSREQFNARHMTEADLGEKVKLAVMDLSFISLTKVLPNVFAVLEEGGMVVPLIKPQFELEREDISKGGIVRDPALHERAVEKIRRFVEEAGREWRGVIESPIKGTDGNKEFLAWIG, encoded by the coding sequence ATGAGCGCCTCCAAAGAACGAGCCGATGCCCTGCTGGTGGCCCGCGGCCTAGCCGAAACCCGCGAGCAGGCGAAACGCCTGATCCTCGCCGGGGAGGTGAAGTCCGGCGACCGGCCGGTGGACAAGCCGAGCACGAAGCTGCCGCTGGACGCGCCGCTGGAAGTGAAGGAGAAGCCGAAGTTCGTGGGCCGCGGTGGTTTCAAGATCGAGGGGGCGCTGGACGCCTTCGGGATCGATCCGACCGGCTGGGTGTGCCTGGACGTGGGGGCCTCCACCGGGGGCTTCACCGATTGCCTGCTCCAGAAGGGGGCGGCGAAGGTACACGCCATCGACGTGGGGACGAACCAACTGGCGTGGAAGATCCGCAACGACCCGCGGGTGGTTTCGAGGGAGCAGTTCAACGCCCGTCACATGACGGAGGCGGACCTGGGCGAGAAGGTGAAGCTGGCGGTGATGGACCTGTCCTTCATCTCGCTGACGAAGGTGCTGCCGAACGTCTTCGCGGTGCTGGAGGAGGGCGGGATGGTGGTGCCGCTGATCAAGCCGCAGTTCGAACTGGAGCGGGAGGATATCAGCAAGGGCGGCATCGTCCGGGATCCGGCGTTGCACGAGCGGGCGGTGGAGAAGATCCGCCGGTTCGTGGAGGAGGCGGGCCGGGAATGGCGCGGGGTGATCGAGTCCCCGATCAAGGGCACGGACGGGAACAAGGAGTTCCTGGCGTGGATCGGGTGA